TGTTGTCGTTTTTGCCACGATTTCACTGCTAGGGCGTTTGTTGCTGGGGCGGTGGGTAGGGGAAGGATCACCATGAAACGCATGCTGCTAGGTTGTCTGCTGCTGGTCGCCGTCGCTTGGATGGTTGGCTGCCAGAAAAAGGACGACACGTACCACACCGGTCCGAGAGATAACGACCCCAACGCACGCACCGATGTGAAGCTGGCATTGAATTGGTTTCCCGAGGCGGAGCATGGTGGCTTCTACGCGGCGCAGCTCAACGGTTATTTCGCCGAGGAAGGTCTCAACGTCGAGATCATCCCAGGCGGCCCTGGCTCGCCGGTGATTCAGCAGGTGGCTCGCGGCAGCGTCGAGTTCGGCGTCGCCACGGCCGATCAAATTCCACTTGGCCGAGCCCAGGGGGCGAACGTGACGGCTACGTTTGCTGCGATCGATCAAAGTCCGCGTTGCTTCCTGGTGCATGAAGAGTCAGGCATCGAATCGCTCGAGCAACTCAAAAACGTCACCCTGGCCATGAACAGCGGTCGGGCCTTCTCTGAGTACCTCAAGAAGCATGTCCCGCTGGAAAACGTACGTATCGTGCCGTACGACGGCAGCATTGCCGCGTTCCTGCGAGACAAGAACTTCGCTCAGCAAGGGTACGAATTCAGCGAGCCGTTTCTGGCCAAGCAGGAAGGAGCGAACGTTCGCGTTCTGCCCATTCGGGCGATCGGTTACAACCCATACGCCAGCTTGCTGTTCACTTCCGACAAGCTGAAAAAAGATCACCCGGAGCTGGTCGCCAAGATGACACGAGCTTGCCGCAAAGGATGGCAGGCCTATCTCCGCGAGCCGCTGGAAACGAACGAGCATCTGCAGTCCCTCAATCCCGAGCTTACCCCCGGCGTACTTGAATTCGGTGTCAAGGCGATCGTCCCGCTGACGACGGTCGAGGACGGAAGCTTCGGACAGATGCAACTCGATCGCTGGAAGACGCTTGTCGAACAGCTGGTTGAAGTCGGACTGATTGAGAAAGACGCCGTGAAACCGGAAGACTGTTTTTTCGAGGCATCATGATCGATACGCTTTCTGACGATACGTGTTGGATGTTTTTGGTTCGGCACGGAGCGACCGACTACAACCTGAAGCAGCCGACCGTGTTGCAAGGCAATGGAATCAATGGCCCGCTCGCCGCGATCGGCCAACAGCAGGCCTCGTTGACCGGCAAGTTCTTAAGCGAGTTTTCGTTCGACGGCGTGTATGC
Above is a window of Blastopirellula marina DNA encoding:
- a CDS encoding ABC transporter substrate-binding protein, which translates into the protein MKRMLLGCLLLVAVAWMVGCQKKDDTYHTGPRDNDPNARTDVKLALNWFPEAEHGGFYAAQLNGYFAEEGLNVEIIPGGPGSPVIQQVARGSVEFGVATADQIPLGRAQGANVTATFAAIDQSPRCFLVHEESGIESLEQLKNVTLAMNSGRAFSEYLKKHVPLENVRIVPYDGSIAAFLRDKNFAQQGYEFSEPFLAKQEGANVRVLPIRAIGYNPYASLLFTSDKLKKDHPELVAKMTRACRKGWQAYLREPLETNEHLQSLNPELTPGVLEFGVKAIVPLTTVEDGSFGQMQLDRWKTLVEQLVEVGLIEKDAVKPEDCFFEAS